Genomic segment of Chlamydiota bacterium:
TGATAAATTACGATATTCGTAATTATATGTCAACGGAAAATTACTTAATAATTAAAACTCATAGTATAAATGAACCAAAGATTATGAAGAGACCAACAACAATCTCAGATTTTGGAAAAAGATTGACCTCTCTACGGAAAGCAAAAGGACTGACCCAACAGGTTTTGGGTGAGAAGGTTGGTGTCTCCAACCGTGTCATTGCTTATTACGAGGGAGAGACAAAATTTCCTCCAGCCCATTTGTTAATTCCCATGGCCAAGGCCCTGCAGGTTTCAGCAGATGAACTTCTTGGCCTGAAACAACTCAAAGAACAAAATAATTCCCAATATGCCTCCCTTTGGAGAAAGATAAAAAAAATTGAACTTCTTTCAAAAAAAGATCAAAAGGCTTTGCTCT
This window contains:
- a CDS encoding helix-turn-helix transcriptional regulator, translated to MKRPTTISDFGKRLTSLRKAKGLTQQVLGEKVGVSNRVIAYYEGETKFPPAHLLIPMAKALQVSADELLGLKQLKEQNNSQYASLWRKIKKIELLSKKDQKALLYYLDALLEKTPNPGHSLSFHEAARRKIKNI